In a genomic window of Nodosilinea sp. E11:
- a CDS encoding response regulator, protein MQPSATTYPATILCIACGPVNGSLFQQWLGDKRFYRLIFWESPDSFDLDSTGQPTIILLGSQAGIESLPALAAQWPTARVVVILDPAQANTAASWLNRGADDYLMNDSFSGARLTYSVQRLLTQARAVDRQVAARTAALRQAKEAAEAANQINRRLITDLGHGLRNPLNAILGFSQMLSQDATLSDQQREGLDIIHSSGEHLLALINGMLGMAKTEAAVAPRPSDRRAVALAAGQPTYRLLIVDDNWTNRVLLQTLLAPLGFELQVATSGQEAIPMWADWQPHLIWMSLAMAEMDGYETTCRLRTIEQTQLQPETPADLFVPTKIIALTDGTEVERFRAIAAGCNDVVSKPLRPHLILEKLADHLAVQYTYAADLGQAEQLWQKNDSVAPASALPPNCLAFMPMQWQRQLHEATVKLDADNLLALLEALPADQAPLAEALRARIQEFDFETILTLVQTVLDQAN, encoded by the coding sequence ATGCAACCCTCTGCAACTACCTACCCAGCTACCATTTTGTGCATTGCCTGCGGCCCCGTCAATGGTTCACTCTTTCAGCAGTGGTTAGGCGACAAACGCTTCTATCGTCTGATCTTTTGGGAAAGCCCCGACAGCTTTGACCTTGATTCTACTGGGCAGCCGACGATTATTTTACTCGGTAGCCAAGCCGGCATTGAGAGTCTCCCAGCCCTAGCGGCTCAGTGGCCGACGGCCAGGGTGGTCGTCATCCTTGACCCAGCCCAAGCCAACACCGCTGCCAGTTGGTTAAACCGAGGAGCCGACGATTATTTAATGAACGACAGCTTCTCTGGGGCGCGGCTCACCTATAGTGTGCAGCGGCTACTGACCCAAGCCCGAGCCGTCGATCGCCAGGTGGCCGCTCGTACTGCTGCACTGCGCCAAGCCAAGGAGGCCGCCGAGGCTGCTAACCAGATCAACCGTCGCCTGATCACCGATTTGGGGCATGGTCTGCGCAATCCGCTCAACGCGATTTTGGGCTTTAGCCAGATGCTCTCTCAAGATGCAACTCTATCAGACCAGCAGCGGGAAGGGCTGGACATTATTCATAGCAGCGGTGAGCATCTGCTAGCTCTAATCAATGGCATGCTCGGCATGGCCAAGACAGAAGCCGCTGTTGCCCCCCGACCCTCAGATCGGCGCGCGGTTGCCCTCGCTGCTGGCCAACCCACCTATCGTCTGTTGATCGTAGACGATAATTGGACTAACCGGGTGCTGCTGCAGACCCTGTTGGCTCCTCTGGGGTTTGAGCTACAAGTGGCGACCAGCGGTCAGGAGGCCATCCCCATGTGGGCCGATTGGCAACCCCACTTGATCTGGATGAGCCTGGCTATGGCTGAGATGGACGGCTACGAAACTACCTGCCGCCTGCGCACCATCGAGCAAACACAGCTACAGCCCGAGACCCCAGCAGACTTATTTGTGCCGACTAAAATCATTGCCCTGACAGACGGCACAGAGGTGGAGCGCTTTAGGGCGATCGCCGCTGGCTGTAACGATGTAGTCTCAAAGCCGCTTCGGCCTCACCTGATTTTAGAGAAACTAGCTGACCATTTAGCTGTCCAATACACCTATGCTGCCGACCTCGGCCAGGCGGAGCAACTTTGGCAAAAAAACGACTCCGTCGCTCCGGCCTCGGCACTACCTCCAAACTGTCTAGCGTTTATGCCCATGCAGTGGCAGCGTCAGTTACACGAGGCCACAGTCAAGCTCGATGCCGATAACCTACTGGCTTTATTGGAGGCCCTGCCTGCAGATCAGGCTCCTTTAGCTGAGGCCCTGCGGGCTAGGATTCAGGAGTTTGATTTTGAAACCATTTTGACGTTAGTACAGACTGTGCTCGACCAGGCTAACTGA
- a CDS encoding sensor histidine kinase, producing MTKATRLIQRLPLVAVLEVPYLLQMLTVVGLTGWVMMEYRRVTVAELAANLREETTERVLAYVDHQLLVATRLNRTHVAAVETGLIDLENFEQMGRFFWQQMQLYPIDYLNYGNQAGEFIGVERSADGTLVINETRRDNLEQMTIYQTDARGNRTQAESIAAPESNQEEAWYADAALAKQPVWSQIYAWEDQPDVLSISASHPLYTPQGELIGVMGADLVLTQINRFLQAIQVSPSTEIFIVERSGMLVASSDGVAPFEVVDGHSQRRPAIRSFNPRVQATAEQLIRRDQLTTAGPTTFAFWLGRTRQFVSLTPWQDDLGLDWLVVVVVPESDFQAQVDAYIRTALLLALLLLSVTLLLALLAVRWINRPIGQMAIASRAIAKGDRTQTVEMQGIREVRMLAGAFNQMVAQMDAAFTEMERRVVERTTELATAKVAAEAANESKILFLANMSHQLRTPLNIILGFIQVMQHDATIPARHQEALASMRRSADYLLAQINNLLLASKLDTDEGATVTPAWLDLGLLLENLQEQFSAHQIHPVVEFRVTLEGQPPRQICTDEAKLYQILANLLENAFKFTVSGQVTLQIINPIEVGAGDPTASLGQLPSAVSQYHLTFVVTDTGSGIDHADLERLFNPFEQSAPGQRSQRGSGLGLFICQEYVRLLGGDLRCQSQPGQGSRFEFTIAAQGSVQTLTAIDATAEVPPTPASLCPPPLSDDFVAMPRVWRDQLELAATIGDDGTVLALTRTIPAERAALGDWLRYWATDFQFDQILDLIQAVSQESFDCSGREN from the coding sequence TTGACCAAAGCTACCCGCCTAATTCAGCGGTTGCCTCTCGTTGCAGTGCTAGAGGTACCCTACCTGTTGCAAATGCTGACGGTGGTCGGCCTTACCGGCTGGGTGATGATGGAGTATCGACGGGTCACCGTCGCCGAACTGGCCGCTAACCTGCGAGAAGAGACTACGGAACGAGTTTTGGCCTATGTTGACCACCAGCTCCTAGTCGCGACTCGGCTCAATCGAACCCATGTGGCCGCCGTTGAGACCGGGTTGATAGACCTAGAAAATTTTGAGCAGATGGGGCGGTTTTTCTGGCAGCAGATGCAGCTTTACCCCATCGACTATCTCAACTATGGCAACCAGGCGGGAGAGTTTATTGGGGTTGAGCGCTCTGCCGATGGCACCCTGGTGATTAACGAAACCCGGCGGGACAATCTCGAACAGATGACTATTTATCAAACTGATGCCCGGGGGAACCGGACTCAAGCAGAGTCTATCGCTGCCCCCGAGTCCAATCAGGAGGAGGCTTGGTACGCCGATGCCGCCCTTGCCAAGCAACCCGTGTGGAGTCAGATTTATGCCTGGGAGGATCAGCCCGATGTGCTCTCGATTTCGGCTAGCCACCCTCTCTATACCCCCCAAGGCGAGTTGATCGGGGTGATGGGGGCTGATCTGGTGTTGACTCAAATCAACCGCTTTTTGCAAGCCATTCAGGTCAGCCCCTCGACCGAAATTTTTATTGTGGAACGCAGTGGGATGCTGGTGGCCAGCTCTGATGGGGTGGCTCCCTTTGAAGTGGTCGATGGCCATTCCCAGCGACGGCCCGCCATCCGCAGCTTCAATCCGCGGGTTCAGGCTACGGCTGAGCAGCTGATCCGCCGTGACCAGTTGACTACTGCTGGCCCTACGACCTTTGCTTTTTGGCTAGGGCGAACTCGTCAGTTTGTCAGCCTGACACCCTGGCAAGATGATCTCGGCCTCGACTGGCTAGTGGTGGTGGTGGTGCCTGAGTCTGACTTTCAGGCCCAGGTGGATGCCTATATCCGCACTGCCCTGCTGCTGGCTCTGCTATTACTGTCGGTGACGCTACTGCTGGCCCTGCTCGCCGTCCGCTGGATTAATCGCCCCATTGGGCAGATGGCGATCGCCAGTCGGGCGATCGCTAAGGGCGATCGCACCCAAACTGTGGAGATGCAGGGCATTCGAGAGGTAAGAATGCTGGCCGGTGCCTTTAACCAAATGGTGGCCCAGATGGACGCCGCGTTTACCGAAATGGAACGTCGAGTGGTTGAACGCACCACTGAACTGGCCACAGCCAAAGTGGCTGCCGAGGCGGCAAACGAGTCTAAAATCCTGTTTTTGGCTAACATGAGCCACCAGCTGCGCACCCCGTTAAATATCATTTTGGGGTTTATTCAGGTCATGCAGCATGACGCCACCATTCCTGCTAGGCACCAAGAGGCCCTAGCCAGTATGCGCCGCAGCGCTGACTACCTGTTGGCGCAGATCAACAACCTGCTGTTGGCCTCTAAGCTCGATACTGACGAAGGGGCAACTGTCACCCCCGCTTGGCTTGATCTGGGGCTGCTGCTAGAAAACCTCCAGGAGCAGTTTTCGGCTCACCAGATCCATCCGGTCGTGGAGTTTCGGGTAACTCTCGAAGGGCAACCGCCCCGGCAAATTTGCACCGACGAAGCCAAGCTGTACCAAATTTTGGCAAATTTGCTAGAAAACGCGTTTAAGTTTACTGTCTCTGGGCAAGTGACCCTACAGATCATTAACCCCATTGAAGTGGGCGCTGGCGATCCAACCGCTTCTCTGGGCCAATTGCCCAGTGCTGTCAGTCAGTACCATCTGACCTTTGTGGTGACCGATACGGGATCTGGCATTGACCACGCTGATCTAGAGCGATTGTTTAACCCCTTTGAGCAGTCGGCACCGGGCCAGCGATCGCAGCGGGGCAGTGGTTTAGGCCTGTTTATCTGTCAAGAGTATGTGCGGCTACTGGGGGGCGACCTCCGCTGCCAGAGTCAGCCCGGCCAGGGAAGCCGATTTGAATTTACCATTGCTGCCCAGGGCAGTGTGCAGACCCTAACGGCGATCGACGCTACCGCCGAGGTGCCCCCCACCCCGGCCTCTCTGTGCCCACCTCCGCTGAGTGATGATTTCGTAGCCATGCCGAGAGTCTGGCGCGATCAGCTCGAACTGGCCGCCACCATCGGCGACGACGGCACCGTTTTGGCTCTCACCCGAACCATTCCAGCGGAGCGGGCGGCCCTGGGCGACTGGCTGCGCTACTGGGCCACCGACTTTCAGTTCGATCAAATCCTCGATCTCATTCAGGCGGTGTCCCAGGAGAGCTTTGACTGCTCAGGGCGGGAAAACTAA
- a CDS encoding PAS domain S-box protein — MATILCIDHHPLTPQLLRAQLAEENPGYDLALALTTAQAAAQIETLGTTHTSVPLVIARQGLIDSAGIQTLYRWFPQALTVLLLESTDGTDGGAIAALIPSGQLYRCLRSPWTEADLQLTVTEALRRYHYEQQLAQMQAQLMAAQQQPAERGDRQTADLAPPEDQLFFQQLTKNLPGVVHRYVRHADGTDAFTYVSSGCEALFGLKAEALLTTAQALWDLVHPEDVPMWIAHVAHSAQHPEETFQGKCRITTPDGELKWLEVKTSVPQQLANGDLVWYGFMHDITQHQQTQLELRRNRELLEAVFNQSSDGLFLVDTHTRLIVDCNDRAVELFQAETKASLIGIQGNQLQRQPFTEAELTEARQIIAEHGFWSAEVEYVSLKGNLFWGNLATNLITVTGSAMMLVRVSDISDRKRIEAALRASEQHRQLALELTHTGSWEFEVASGQALWSDSHYHLMGLTPGIHPSNYATWCQAVHPDDLAQAEQAFAQALDTHSLLDVEYRVVWPNGDERWVLTRGQGIYNDSGQPIKMMGVMVDISDRKRIEAALQQSQEQLQIALKFGRIGLWNWDACANQLTWNDIAYQLIGLEPRAEPLTHDRWFQTIHPDDRAAVQQEIDQAIGAGRTFQHEYRVLLPDGTQRWIADSGQGIYSADGELLRMAGAAYDITPRKTAELALQQLNDELEQRVQQRTQELQKLAAIVENSTDLIGTASLSGDTLYLNQAGQRLIGRSAASIINTPIVNLHNPAAVTHLVEEALPTALNQGCWRGESTLRHHQTGEDIVVEQVIFLIRDSNSHEPLCLATICRDMRDRSRLDNERQRAAIALRQSEERFRGIFEQAAMGIVEADLNGRIVQANQKFCDLVGYSAPELASKTYLDLTHPDDMSHDNANVQRLLSGEISTFMMEKRYLRSDQAMVWVSLAVSLVQDGLGQPRYLLGVVNDISDRKQAEQALQESRTMLQLVLDTVPLRIFWKDRYSRFLGCNYAFANDFNLTPEQIIGKTDLELPWAAYAEDYRRDDVRVMTTQIPELGYEELTNNANDEETWIRTSKVPISNAEGDIIGVLGCYEDISDRKQVEASLQTLNQELEQRVQERTQALQQATEIAQSASQAKSTFLANMSHELRTPLNAILGFSQLMARDHALSPSDRQSLEIINRSGEHLLDLINDILEMAKIEAGQVSFNPLCFDLDILLNTLAELFHLRASTKGLKLIIDRHPALPCYLSSDQPKLRQVLINLLGNAIKFTDSGQVCLRVTPVPVPIDCLAPGTNLAIAFAVSDTGIGIAAENLDCLLDPFVQITQRTRVHEGTGLGLSISRQFVQLLGGTLTVESQLGQGSTFAFTLPMQVVDRVDDAELSPALPPITQLAPGQPPYRILVADDDRTHRHLLTQLLRSVGFEVWEARDGQEALALWLDCQPQLIWLDMRMPILSGDQVARHIRTQTQAANLPAPKIIALTANAFEEDRAQALSVGCDDFVRKPFQLNHVLVKIAEHLGVQYTYDSAPVAIAAEPMSTTAAIAALRALPSSAIAQLYDATLKLDSEQLAQLANQFPPSLNALADLIHRHLDSFAFDTIHDLIQQAMDS; from the coding sequence ATGGCTACCATTCTCTGCATTGATCACCATCCGCTGACGCCACAGCTACTACGGGCTCAGCTAGCAGAGGAAAATCCCGGCTATGACCTAGCCCTGGCTCTGACCACTGCCCAGGCGGCAGCTCAGATCGAAACCCTGGGAACTACCCACACCTCTGTGCCCCTGGTGATTGCCCGCCAGGGGCTGATCGACTCCGCTGGCATCCAGACCCTCTACCGTTGGTTTCCCCAAGCGCTGACAGTGTTGCTGCTGGAGTCAACGGATGGCACCGATGGTGGAGCGATCGCGGCGTTGATTCCCTCGGGCCAGCTCTACCGCTGTCTGAGGTCACCCTGGACTGAGGCCGATCTACAACTAACGGTAACCGAAGCCCTGCGGCGCTACCACTACGAGCAGCAGCTGGCGCAGATGCAGGCCCAACTGATGGCGGCCCAACAGCAGCCGGCAGAACGGGGCGATCGCCAAACCGCCGATCTTGCTCCCCCAGAGGACCAACTATTCTTTCAGCAACTGACCAAGAACTTGCCGGGGGTGGTGCATCGCTACGTGCGCCATGCCGACGGCACCGACGCCTTTACCTATGTCAGCTCTGGCTGTGAAGCCCTCTTTGGCCTCAAGGCTGAGGCGCTTTTGACGACAGCCCAGGCTCTATGGGATCTGGTTCATCCCGAGGATGTGCCGATGTGGATTGCCCATGTTGCCCATTCTGCTCAGCATCCAGAGGAGACCTTTCAAGGAAAGTGTCGAATTACCACCCCTGACGGTGAGCTGAAGTGGCTGGAGGTGAAGACATCGGTCCCCCAGCAGCTAGCGAATGGGGATCTGGTGTGGTACGGGTTTATGCACGACATTACCCAGCATCAACAGACCCAGCTAGAACTGCGCCGCAACCGCGAGCTGCTGGAAGCTGTGTTTAACCAATCGAGCGATGGACTGTTTTTAGTCGATACTCACACCCGTTTGATTGTTGACTGCAACGATCGCGCCGTAGAGCTATTTCAAGCCGAGACTAAAGCGTCCCTGATTGGCATTCAAGGCAACCAGTTGCAACGGCAGCCCTTTACCGAGGCAGAACTGACCGAGGCTCGCCAAATCATTGCCGAGCATGGATTTTGGAGTGCTGAGGTGGAGTATGTCAGCCTCAAAGGAAACCTGTTTTGGGGCAATTTAGCCACCAACCTGATCACCGTAACAGGGTCGGCAATGATGCTGGTGCGGGTCAGCGACATTAGCGATCGCAAGCGCATTGAGGCCGCCCTCAGGGCTAGCGAACAGCACCGCCAGCTGGCCCTAGAGCTTACCCACACCGGCAGTTGGGAGTTTGAGGTGGCTTCGGGCCAGGCTCTCTGGAGCGACAGCCACTACCACCTGATGGGGCTGACTCCTGGGATACACCCCAGTAACTACGCCACCTGGTGTCAGGCCGTCCACCCCGACGATCTGGCCCAGGCCGAGCAGGCCTTTGCCCAAGCCCTAGATACCCACAGTCTGCTCGATGTGGAATATCGGGTGGTGTGGCCCAACGGCGATGAACGGTGGGTGCTAACCCGAGGCCAGGGCATTTATAACGACAGCGGTCAGCCGATCAAAATGATGGGCGTGATGGTCGACATCAGCGATCGCAAGCGCATTGAGGCCGCCTTACAGCAAAGTCAGGAGCAGCTTCAGATTGCCCTAAAGTTTGGCCGCATCGGCCTTTGGAACTGGGATGCCTGCGCCAACCAGCTGACGTGGAATGACATCGCCTATCAGCTCATAGGCCTAGAGCCCAGGGCGGAGCCGCTGACCCACGACCGCTGGTTCCAGACCATTCACCCTGACGATCGCGCCGCTGTGCAGCAAGAGATTGATCAGGCGATCGGCGCAGGGCGGACGTTTCAGCACGAATATCGGGTGCTGCTGCCCGATGGCACCCAGCGGTGGATTGCCGACAGCGGGCAGGGCATCTACAGTGCCGACGGTGAGCTGTTGCGCATGGCAGGGGCTGCCTACGACATCACGCCGCGTAAAACCGCTGAGCTAGCCCTCCAGCAACTCAACGACGAGCTAGAACAGCGGGTGCAGCAGCGCACTCAAGAACTTCAAAAACTTGCCGCCATTGTGGAGAACAGCACTGACCTGATTGGCACCGCTAGCCTCAGCGGCGATACCCTCTACCTCAACCAAGCGGGGCAGCGGCTAATCGGGCGATCGGCAGCTTCGATCATCAATACCCCCATCGTCAATCTTCACAACCCAGCTGCTGTCACCCACCTCGTAGAGGAGGCACTGCCTACCGCGCTAAACCAGGGCTGCTGGCGAGGCGAATCTACTCTCCGGCACCATCAAACTGGCGAAGACATTGTGGTCGAGCAGGTAATTTTCCTCATTCGCGATTCCAACTCCCACGAGCCGCTGTGCCTGGCCACCATTTGCCGCGATATGCGCGATCGCTCGCGGCTTGACAACGAGCGTCAGCGGGCGGCGATCGCCTTGCGGCAGAGCGAAGAACGTTTTCGCGGCATCTTTGAGCAGGCCGCTATGGGCATCGTTGAGGCCGACCTAAACGGCCGCATTGTGCAGGCTAACCAAAAATTTTGTGATCTAGTCGGTTACTCAGCTCCAGAGCTGGCTTCAAAAACATATCTAGATCTGACCCATCCCGACGATATGTCGCATGACAATGCCAACGTGCAGCGTTTGCTCAGCGGTGAAATTTCAACCTTCATGATGGAGAAGCGCTACCTGCGCAGCGACCAGGCCATGGTTTGGGTCAGCTTGGCCGTTTCTCTAGTGCAAGATGGGTTAGGTCAGCCTCGCTATCTGCTGGGGGTCGTCAACGATATCAGCGATCGCAAGCAGGCCGAGCAGGCTCTCCAAGAATCGCGCACCATGCTGCAACTGGTGCTAGATACCGTTCCCCTACGTATCTTTTGGAAAGATCGTTACTCCCGCTTTTTGGGCTGCAACTACGCCTTTGCCAACGACTTTAACCTGACCCCCGAACAGATTATTGGCAAAACTGATTTAGAACTGCCCTGGGCGGCCTACGCCGAAGACTACCGCCGCGACGACGTCAGGGTGATGACCACGCAAATCCCAGAATTGGGCTACGAAGAACTCACCAACAATGCTAACGATGAAGAAACCTGGATTCGCACTAGCAAAGTACCGATTAGCAATGCCGAGGGCGATATTATTGGCGTCCTCGGTTGTTACGAAGACATCAGCGATCGCAAACAGGTCGAAGCATCGCTCCAAACCCTCAACCAGGAGCTAGAGCAGCGGGTGCAAGAGCGCACCCAGGCCCTGCAACAGGCCACTGAGATTGCCCAGTCGGCCAGCCAGGCAAAAAGCACGTTTTTAGCTAACATGAGTCACGAACTGCGCACCCCGCTCAATGCCATTTTAGGGTTCTCCCAGCTCATGGCCCGCGACCATGCCCTTAGTCCCAGCGATCGGCAATCGTTAGAAATTATCAACCGCAGCGGTGAGCACCTGCTTGACCTCATTAACGACATTCTTGAGATGGCAAAAATTGAGGCTGGGCAGGTAAGTTTTAATCCGCTCTGCTTTGATCTAGATATCTTGCTAAACACCTTGGCAGAGCTGTTTCATCTGCGAGCTAGCACCAAAGGGCTAAAGCTCATTATCGACCGCCATCCGGCTTTGCCCTGCTACCTCAGCAGCGATCAACCCAAATTACGCCAGGTGCTCATTAACCTTCTGGGCAACGCGATCAAGTTTACCGACAGCGGTCAGGTCTGTTTGCGAGTCACCCCTGTGCCTGTCCCGATCGATTGCCTAGCCCCTGGTACCAACCTAGCGATCGCCTTTGCGGTCAGCGATACGGGCATTGGCATCGCCGCCGAAAACCTCGACTGTCTACTCGATCCCTTTGTGCAAATTACCCAGAGAACTCGGGTTCACGAGGGCACCGGTCTCGGGCTATCGATCAGTCGTCAGTTTGTGCAGCTGTTGGGGGGTACCCTCACCGTAGAGAGCCAGCTGGGCCAGGGGTCTACCTTTGCCTTTACCCTACCTATGCAGGTGGTCGACAGAGTCGATGACGCTGAGCTCAGCCCGGCACTCCCCCCCATTACCCAACTGGCTCCAGGCCAACCCCCCTACCGCATTTTGGTGGCAGACGACGATCGCACCCACCGCCATCTGCTCACCCAACTGCTGCGCTCCGTTGGCTTTGAGGTTTGGGAAGCCCGCGATGGGCAGGAAGCGCTCGCCCTGTGGTTAGATTGTCAACCTCAGCTAATCTGGCTCGACATGCGCATGCCTATACTCAGCGGTGATCAGGTGGCTCGGCACATTCGCACTCAAACCCAAGCCGCTAATCTACCTGCCCCCAAAATTATTGCCCTCACCGCCAATGCCTTTGAAGAAGACCGGGCTCAGGCCCTGAGCGTAGGCTGCGATGATTTTGTGCGCAAACCCTTTCAGCTAAACCATGTGTTGGTTAAGATAGCCGAGCATTTGGGTGTGCAGTACACCTACGACTCAGCGCCAGTGGCGATCGCCGCTGAGCCCATGTCTACTACCGCTGCGATCGCCGCCCTACGAGCCTTGCCTAGTTCGGCGATCGCCCAGCTTTACGACGCCACTCTTAAACTCGACAGCGAACAACTTGCCCAGTTAGCGAACCAATTTCCTCCTAGCCTAAATGCCCTAGCTGATCTGATCCACCGGCATCTCGATAGTTTTGCCTTCGACACCATCCACGACCTGATCCAGCAGGCGATGGATAGCTGA
- a CDS encoding GNAT family N-acetyltransferase, whose product MVTPLAINFRAATPQEDGVIAQHFYNLWRDLGIADAVIVPQWPTLCTEFIVHARQHLHYQAFVAEMEGAIIGSAGGQRFAGLYPWIISPSDRQYGYIWGVYVEPDYRHRGIATQLTQLTVEHLQSIGCTKIVLNAAPKARPLYQRLGFSDSNLMELDLSATKLP is encoded by the coding sequence ATGGTGACACCCCTTGCCATCAACTTTCGAGCCGCCACTCCCCAAGAAGATGGGGTGATTGCCCAGCACTTTTACAACCTGTGGCGCGACCTGGGCATAGCCGACGCCGTGATTGTGCCCCAGTGGCCCACCCTGTGCACCGAGTTCATAGTCCACGCCCGCCAGCACCTGCATTACCAAGCCTTTGTAGCCGAGATGGAGGGGGCTATTATTGGCTCTGCCGGAGGGCAGCGCTTCGCTGGGCTGTACCCCTGGATTATCTCCCCTAGCGATCGCCAGTACGGCTACATCTGGGGTGTCTATGTGGAGCCTGACTATCGCCATCGGGGCATCGCCACCCAGCTAACCCAACTGACCGTGGAGCATTTGCAGAGCATCGGCTGCACCAAAATAGTGCTAAACGCCGCCCCCAAGGCCCGCCCGCTCTACCAGCGCCTCGGCTTTAGCGACAGCAATTTGATGGAACTTGATCTGAGCGCAACCAAACTCCCATGA
- a CDS encoding transglutaminase-like domain-containing protein, with protein sequence MTLPLTLESNQLADYLAPSAVIDWQHRSIVLLGQSLTQGVSSISEQVRVMYEWVRDRISHTYDIGDPRVTCTASDVLYQGHGFCFAKAHLLAALLRSCGIPTGFCYQRLVFDDAQPDRFTLHGLNAVYLPELDRWVRLDARGNKPGVQAEFAASQEQLAFPIRSHWGEVDYPALYPQPHPKIITALQTYPTATALIAHLPATL encoded by the coding sequence ATGACTCTCCCTCTAACTCTAGAATCTAACCAGCTGGCGGACTATCTTGCCCCCTCGGCAGTGATCGATTGGCAGCATCGGAGCATTGTGCTCCTAGGGCAATCTCTGACTCAAGGCGTTTCCTCTATATCGGAACAGGTCAGGGTGATGTACGAGTGGGTGCGCGATCGCATCTCCCACACCTACGACATTGGTGATCCGCGCGTCACCTGCACCGCCTCAGACGTGCTGTACCAGGGCCATGGTTTCTGCTTTGCCAAGGCCCACCTGCTGGCGGCACTGCTGCGCAGTTGCGGTATTCCCACTGGGTTCTGCTACCAGCGCCTTGTGTTCGACGATGCCCAGCCCGACCGATTTACCCTGCATGGCCTGAATGCGGTTTACCTGCCAGAGTTAGACCGCTGGGTGCGGCTAGATGCTCGAGGCAATAAACCCGGCGTCCAGGCCGAATTTGCAGCCTCACAAGAACAGCTTGCCTTCCCGATCCGTTCTCACTGGGGCGAAGTCGATTATCCTGCCCTCTACCCCCAGCCCCACCCCAAAATCATCACCGCCCTGCAAACGTACCCCACCGCCACCGCCCTCATCGCCCACCTCCCCGCGACCCTCTAA